In Calothrix sp. PCC 7507, one DNA window encodes the following:
- a CDS encoding alpha/beta fold hydrolase produces the protein MTNDKFRGVIKDYFWNWENQQLRVVYETTGEGSPLLLLPAFSSVSTRVEMGELAQLLAPHFQVVAVDWPGFGESSRPSLDYNPALYQQFLADFVKSVFNQAIIVVAAGHAAGYVLQLAVKEPTVFSKIVLLAPTWRGPLPTMGASQQIASVVRGLVRSPIIGPALYQLNTTPSFLSFMYRRHVYADAAKVTPSFIDKKWQTTQQSGARFGSAAFVTGNLDTVHHQSDFLELGRLLTVPLLVLIGKSCPPKSRAEMDALAALPGVSSALIPGSLGLHEEYPALVSEAVLPFLTK, from the coding sequence ATGACAAATGACAAATTTCGTGGAGTGATTAAAGACTATTTCTGGAATTGGGAAAATCAGCAATTGCGTGTTGTTTATGAAACCACCGGAGAGGGTTCACCACTTTTGCTACTACCAGCTTTCAGCAGTGTTTCTACACGAGTAGAAATGGGTGAACTTGCTCAGTTACTAGCTCCCCACTTTCAAGTTGTAGCCGTTGATTGGCCTGGGTTTGGTGAATCTTCTCGCCCCAGTTTAGATTATAATCCAGCGCTTTATCAGCAATTTTTAGCAGATTTTGTTAAGTCTGTCTTTAATCAGGCAATTATAGTAGTTGCTGCTGGACATGCGGCTGGTTATGTGCTGCAACTAGCTGTAAAAGAGCCGACTGTTTTCTCGAAGATTGTATTGCTAGCTCCAACTTGGCGCGGGCCTTTGCCGACAATGGGGGCTAGTCAGCAGATAGCTAGTGTAGTGAGAGGATTGGTGCGATCGCCTATTATCGGCCCAGCCCTCTATCAACTCAATACCACACCATCATTCTTAAGCTTTATGTACCGCCGCCACGTCTACGCAGATGCGGCTAAAGTTACACCCAGTTTCATTGACAAGAAGTGGCAAACCACTCAACAATCAGGCGCACGATTTGGTTCTGCTGCCTTTGTCACAGGTAATCTGGATACTGTACACCACCAATCTGATTTTCTCGAACTTGGGCGATTGCTCACAGTACCACTGTTAGTATTAATTGGCAAATCTTGCCCACCCAAATCACGGGCAGAAATGGATGCATTAGCAGCGTTACCCGGTGTCAGCAGCGCCTTAATTCCCGGCTCTCTGGGACTGCATGAAGAATACCCCGCGCTCGTTTCAGAGGCTGTCTTACCTTTTTTAACTAAGTAG
- a CDS encoding Uma2 family endonuclease — translation MVQTPAKPLTLDEFLKLPETKPASEFIDGQIIQKPMPQGKHSTVQLDLGSDINQALKPGHIARAYSELRCTFGGRSIVPDIAVFTWERIPRDQNGTVSNTFAIAPDWTIEILSPDQSQTKVIRNILHSLAHSTQMGWLIDPEEELVFVYFADRTLAVYENQSDRLPVPPFAESFSLTVGKLFSWLTE, via the coding sequence ATGGTTCAAACTCCTGCCAAACCCTTGACCCTCGATGAATTTCTCAAGCTACCGGAAACGAAACCTGCCAGTGAATTCATTGACGGTCAGATTATCCAGAAACCCATGCCCCAAGGAAAACACAGTACAGTTCAGCTTGACCTTGGTTCTGACATCAACCAAGCACTCAAACCGGGACACATCGCCCGCGCTTATTCGGAACTCCGTTGCACTTTTGGTGGTAGGTCGATTGTTCCCGATATTGCAGTCTTTACTTGGGAACGCATTCCCCGCGATCAAAACGGCACGGTGTCCAATACCTTCGCCATCGCCCCCGACTGGACGATAGAAATCCTTTCCCCCGACCAAAGCCAAACCAAAGTTATTCGTAACATCCTGCACAGCCTCGCCCACAGCACCCAAATGGGATGGTTGATTGACCCAGAAGAGGAACTGGTGTTTGTTTATTTTGCCGATCGCACCCTCGCCGTTTATGAAAACCAGAGCGATCGCTTACCCGTCCCTCCCTTTGCCGAATCCTTCAGCCTCACTGTTGGTAAACTCTTCAGTTGGCTAACCGAATAG